A window of the Miscanthus floridulus cultivar M001 chromosome 14, ASM1932011v1, whole genome shotgun sequence genome harbors these coding sequences:
- the LOC136503005 gene encoding cytochrome P450 71A1-like: MAELINHPDEMHKLQDEIRTAIHGGGDTQVTGDHLGKLRHLRPVLKETLRLHIPAPLVQRETVEDTELLGYHVPAGARVLIDVGAIALDPATWERAEEFLPERWFGDDDGAAAIK; the protein is encoded by the exons ATGGCGGAGCTCATCAACCATCCGGACGAGATGCACAAGCTCCAAGATGAGATACGCACGGCCATCCATGGCGGCGGCGACACCCAAGTTACCGGGGATCACCTCGGTAAGTTGCGCCACCTCAGGCCGGTGCTTAAGGAGACGCTCCGTCTGCACATACCGGCGCCTCTCGTGCAACGGGAGACGGTCGAGGACACTGAGCTGCTCGGCTACCATGTCCCAGCAGGCGCCCGCGTCCTCATCGATGTCGGGGCCATCGCACTGGACCCCGCCACATGGGAGCGCGCCGAGGAGTTCCTGCCGGAGCGGTGGTTCGGGGATGACGACGGGGCCGCG GCAATTAAATAA